One genomic segment of Candidatus Ozemobacteraceae bacterium includes these proteins:
- a CDS encoding tetratricopeptide repeat protein, with protein sequence MSRRLWSILLIMGGFSILSAQSDVLLQSVSAAGGRNAREAYLEQFQAGESAMAARRYDAAIRSYQAALAIQGEQVRPRFRLAQALVESGRAAESLPHFERLLAQAPQNIPARILLSRALIDTGRGAEAARHLEWILQVQPGHAEAASLLAACGTAGKPAAAMAPARAAAGGATAPRVAVAGGVDADAAFPTVTVAAGAGQRAPAAGFQPLSQNEPQGGKQQRPKSGATTREFIPAGFEPLPVQKAAAVPEEEAPVPAKSVSAGEIRRPPAMELPPDASNVDGWRVSDFMQAASGSLPVVLGYATYCIEKDDLKKADEYLDRAEGLAIELRQTKRFLEVQIHKSLVTLYKADIDGFGRQLIKVKPLLSKQTYLSFLDIYNKTRTATGPVDVARIVAGVAMGAEHYAVAARILKEVVQVLPDDLLAANLLSEAQLECRDFAGAERTLIGMTRRFPNDAEAHFNLARFYLTARFMPEAAKASLETAARLRPGDPRVTVVSALLEYAQGDLQAGLARLKKALPGIKDSSMRAISQRIIADGEAASRPGGPAIDFAGLLALPGSPAATPEAVNLIGERYLKRGSYFSALRCYMETRDLAEIGRGYLAIASSLAAAGEKQASAAAAGFGINALREAIRQNPQSARSHLYLALYHFERRQIGQARAAANAGLSTGVGGDTQRQLRALLDTMRG encoded by the coding sequence ATGTCCAGGCGACTCTGGTCCATACTGCTCATCATGGGCGGATTCAGCATCCTGTCGGCCCAGTCGGATGTTCTTTTGCAATCCGTTTCGGCGGCCGGTGGGCGCAATGCCAGGGAAGCATATCTCGAGCAGTTTCAGGCCGGCGAATCCGCCATGGCGGCGCGGCGATATGATGCCGCCATACGGAGTTACCAGGCGGCGCTCGCCATCCAGGGCGAGCAGGTGCGGCCGAGATTCCGGCTTGCCCAGGCGCTCGTGGAGTCGGGCCGGGCGGCCGAAAGTCTGCCTCATTTCGAACGCCTGCTGGCGCAGGCGCCCCAGAACATCCCGGCGCGTATTCTGCTCTCGCGGGCGTTGATCGATACCGGCCGCGGGGCGGAAGCGGCCCGCCATCTCGAATGGATTCTCCAGGTTCAGCCAGGACATGCCGAAGCGGCTTCCCTGCTGGCAGCGTGCGGTACGGCCGGCAAGCCGGCCGCGGCCATGGCGCCTGCCCGGGCGGCCGCAGGGGGCGCGACGGCCCCTCGCGTGGCGGTTGCCGGCGGGGTTGATGCGGATGCCGCGTTCCCGACGGTGACGGTGGCGGCCGGTGCCGGTCAGCGCGCACCCGCCGCGGGATTCCAGCCTCTCTCCCAGAACGAGCCTCAGGGCGGAAAACAGCAGCGACCGAAGTCCGGAGCAACGACGCGCGAATTCATTCCTGCGGGCTTTGAACCCCTTCCCGTCCAGAAGGCTGCGGCGGTGCCCGAAGAAGAGGCGCCTGTTCCGGCAAAAAGCGTTTCGGCTGGGGAAATCAGGAGACCCCCAGCGATGGAGCTTCCACCGGATGCCTCGAATGTCGACGGGTGGCGCGTTTCCGACTTTATGCAGGCGGCGAGCGGCTCTCTGCCCGTCGTTCTCGGGTATGCCACCTACTGTATCGAGAAAGACGACCTGAAGAAGGCCGATGAGTATCTTGACCGCGCCGAGGGACTGGCCATCGAGCTCCGACAGACGAAGCGGTTCCTCGAGGTGCAGATCCACAAGAGCCTGGTCACCCTGTACAAAGCGGATATCGACGGGTTCGGCCGGCAGCTGATCAAGGTGAAGCCCCTGCTGTCGAAGCAGACGTATCTCTCGTTCCTCGACATCTACAACAAGACCCGGACGGCGACGGGGCCGGTCGACGTGGCCCGCATCGTCGCAGGCGTGGCGATGGGGGCCGAGCATTACGCCGTCGCCGCGCGCATCCTGAAGGAAGTCGTCCAGGTGCTGCCGGACGATCTGCTCGCCGCGAACCTGCTCTCGGAGGCCCAGCTCGAGTGCCGTGACTTTGCCGGCGCCGAGCGGACGCTGATCGGCATGACGCGGCGGTTCCCCAACGATGCCGAGGCGCACTTCAATCTCGCCCGGTTCTACCTGACGGCGCGGTTCATGCCCGAAGCCGCGAAGGCGAGCCTGGAAACGGCGGCCCGGCTGCGTCCCGGGGACCCGCGCGTGACCGTCGTTTCAGCTCTTCTCGAGTATGCGCAGGGAGATCTCCAGGCCGGTCTGGCGAGGTTGAAGAAGGCGCTGCCGGGCATCAAGGATTCGTCGATGCGGGCGATCTCCCAGCGAATCATCGCCGACGGCGAGGCAGCCAGCCGCCCCGGCGGCCCGGCGATCGATTTCGCCGGACTGCTCGCTCTGCCGGGAAGCCCGGCCGCCACGCCCGAGGCGGTGAACCTGATCGGCGAGCGGTATCTGAAGCGGGGCTCGTATTTTTCCGCCCTGCGCTGCTACATGGAAACCCGTGATCTGGCTGAGATCGGCCGCGGATACCTCGCGATCGCATCCAGCCTTGCCGCCGCCGGCGAAAAGCAGGCTTCGGCCGCGGCCGCCGGCTTCGGCATCAACGCCCTCCGGGAAGCCATCCGCCAGAATCCGCAGTCGGCGCGGTCGCATCTCTATCTCGCCCTCTATCATTTCGAGCGGCGTCAGATCGGCCAGGCCCGGGCCGCGGCGAACGCGGGACTTTCGACCGGCGTCGGGGGCGACACCCAGCGGCAGTTGCGGGCTCTCCTGGACACCATGCGCGGGTAA
- a CDS encoding response regulator, which translates to MSKTILVAEDSLMLRKVACFPLEKAGYKVLEANNGIEAIEAMSKAEVDLIITDLNMPGMDGFELITQVKENEKFKHIPIIILTTEGKRDMVMKGLTLGANSFLQKPIKPDLMLQEVDRLVNKKAGTPGKGDK; encoded by the coding sequence ATGTCCAAAACGATTTTGGTGGCTGAAGACTCCCTCATGCTCCGCAAGGTGGCTTGTTTTCCCTTGGAAAAAGCCGGCTACAAGGTGCTCGAGGCAAACAACGGGATCGAGGCCATCGAGGCCATGTCGAAGGCCGAGGTCGACCTGATCATCACCGACCTCAACATGCCTGGAATGGACGGCTTCGAACTGATCACGCAGGTGAAGGAAAACGAGAAGTTCAAGCATATTCCGATCATCATCCTTACGACGGAAGGCAAGAGGGACATGGTCATGAAGGGTCTCACCCTCGGGGCCAACTCGTTCCTTCAGAAGCCGATCAAGCCCGACCTCATGCTGCAGGAGGTCGATCGACTGGTGAATAAAAAAGCAGGAACCCCGGGAAAGGGGGACAAGTAA
- a CDS encoding HEAT repeat domain-containing protein: MTTPYASILEKLHDTDAAVRRRAVRDLRPYAEKDVAEALCEALGDPNKGVQNTALEVLSSMRHPVVIQALLPVIRGSDLNMRNAGMTILKNYGSMAVPHLVKAIESAGDIDEVIQILVVFGNIGSFTATEVVLKYVAHDDDNVKTTAVEALGKIQDPKAVKTLVNTYHQTDVLKYSIVDALGNIAVKDAFPVVSNSIESEDVLEYFSGIGAMGAMEDPACVEPLFKKLLKEEDAGTRRLILKSLAQIEDVNPGALEKLDKKALLPLLLNLLENRDAAEYVHMVRIAAAIKDPACIQALLVALESSEAEIADTAFRGLLALGKDVVKPALEAVVKALAPVAIRIMEILERVPAPEVPAVLAQFTKNSDDAVRQTLARTLGAMPSDASLNALKELLADVDEIVRRNAVFSLRRMLTFDGVVPALIGCFKDINGHVRREAAFALKGVSSPEVVEPLMNLLSTDPYGDVREAAAAVLAARKDAEITRRLLEMLDSDNSRIRETITKTIWQCSSALAVDSLIQKLGDKEWRVVVNACQSLENMKDLKSIFPLKELLKHDDWQIRIAALSALRAFRSKELKQFFIPLIGDTNVNVAKLAVVALSELEDRSLDDTFRQYLDHARWEVRYQIVKALGRIKSQKAVDMLIRTAESDANNGVRAKALLALARISDRKAVNVALSLLDHPDRDLNIAAVKFFLTFENPQVPDLEAKLKALFLANPWIKRYFLAAFSLNKCPLLGGILNEVATPREVRRMAKAAEAKGDGNAMTVEEAVLLRDIVAEKGGIWLPDQKALEKALERNLGKFYITSWMEYYHALRYGNDDQNLFISLYDTVTDPRTGFFAEPDQNKVLIKTVIPELVEERAKAGQKNLRILSIGCSYGPETYSLAMHILEDIHTDRVKISVTGIDVSHICLNTAKRGIFKREIMRHVDRKYIDVYFEDDRGDLRVKDDVKNLVEFKYTNAASTAEMEDLGSFDVIVCRNVFSAFSLEQKEHLAENIYNILAPGGALLIGSRETLYNVTKAFRLQTYEKVVIYRKM; the protein is encoded by the coding sequence ATGACCACCCCCTATGCGTCGATTCTCGAAAAACTTCATGATACCGATGCCGCCGTTCGCCGGCGCGCCGTGCGCGATCTTCGGCCGTACGCCGAGAAGGACGTCGCTGAGGCGCTGTGCGAGGCCCTGGGCGATCCCAACAAGGGCGTTCAGAATACGGCCCTCGAAGTGCTTTCGTCGATGAGGCACCCGGTCGTCATCCAGGCGCTTCTGCCCGTGATTCGCGGCTCCGACCTGAACATGCGCAACGCCGGCATGACGATCCTGAAGAATTATGGTTCCATGGCCGTGCCGCACCTGGTCAAGGCGATCGAGAGCGCCGGCGACATCGACGAAGTCATCCAGATTCTCGTCGTTTTCGGGAACATCGGCTCGTTCACCGCGACCGAGGTGGTTCTCAAATACGTCGCACACGACGACGACAACGTGAAGACGACGGCCGTCGAGGCACTCGGCAAGATCCAGGATCCGAAGGCGGTCAAGACCCTGGTGAATACGTATCATCAGACGGACGTCCTCAAGTATTCGATCGTTGACGCCCTCGGAAACATCGCCGTGAAGGACGCCTTCCCGGTCGTCAGCAACTCGATCGAGTCGGAAGACGTGCTCGAGTATTTCTCCGGCATCGGCGCCATGGGTGCGATGGAAGATCCCGCCTGTGTCGAGCCCCTGTTCAAGAAACTCCTCAAGGAAGAGGACGCGGGAACCCGGCGCCTCATCCTCAAGTCGCTCGCGCAGATCGAGGACGTGAATCCCGGGGCGCTCGAGAAGCTTGACAAGAAGGCGCTTCTGCCGCTCCTGCTGAACCTGCTCGAGAACCGGGATGCGGCCGAATACGTCCATATGGTGCGCATCGCCGCCGCCATCAAGGACCCGGCCTGTATCCAGGCGCTGCTCGTCGCTCTCGAAAGCTCCGAGGCGGAGATCGCCGACACGGCGTTCCGGGGTCTGCTGGCGCTCGGGAAGGACGTCGTGAAGCCCGCGCTCGAAGCGGTTGTGAAGGCTTTGGCGCCCGTCGCCATCAGGATCATGGAAATTCTGGAGCGGGTGCCGGCTCCCGAAGTTCCGGCGGTTCTGGCGCAGTTCACGAAGAACTCCGACGATGCGGTTCGCCAGACGCTCGCCCGCACGCTCGGCGCGATGCCGTCCGACGCATCGCTCAACGCGCTGAAGGAACTCCTCGCCGACGTCGACGAGATCGTTCGGCGCAACGCCGTTTTCAGCCTGCGCCGCATGCTGACCTTCGACGGCGTGGTTCCGGCGCTGATCGGGTGTTTCAAGGATATCAACGGCCACGTCCGGCGCGAGGCCGCGTTCGCCCTGAAGGGCGTGAGCTCGCCCGAGGTCGTCGAACCGCTGATGAATCTGCTCAGCACCGATCCGTACGGCGACGTCCGGGAAGCGGCCGCGGCGGTTCTTGCGGCCCGCAAGGACGCGGAGATTACGCGCAGGCTGCTCGAGATGCTCGACAGCGACAACTCCCGCATCCGGGAGACGATCACGAAGACCATCTGGCAGTGCAGTTCGGCCCTGGCGGTCGACTCGCTCATCCAGAAGCTGGGCGACAAGGAGTGGCGCGTCGTCGTCAACGCCTGTCAGTCGCTCGAGAACATGAAGGATCTCAAGTCCATCTTCCCGCTGAAGGAGCTTCTCAAGCACGATGACTGGCAGATCCGCATCGCCGCGCTTTCCGCTCTGCGCGCCTTCCGCAGCAAGGAACTGAAGCAGTTCTTCATCCCGCTGATCGGCGATACCAACGTGAACGTGGCGAAACTCGCCGTGGTCGCTCTTTCCGAACTCGAAGACCGGTCGCTCGACGACACGTTCAGGCAGTATCTCGACCATGCCCGCTGGGAGGTCCGATACCAGATCGTCAAGGCCCTCGGCAGGATCAAGAGCCAGAAAGCCGTCGACATGCTGATCCGGACCGCCGAATCGGATGCCAACAACGGCGTCCGGGCGAAAGCCCTGCTGGCCCTGGCCCGCATCAGCGACCGGAAGGCCGTGAACGTGGCGCTGAGCCTGCTGGACCACCCCGACCGCGATCTCAACATCGCTGCCGTGAAGTTCTTCCTCACCTTTGAAAATCCCCAGGTCCCCGACCTGGAGGCGAAGCTCAAGGCGCTGTTCCTGGCGAATCCCTGGATCAAGCGGTATTTCCTCGCGGCGTTCAGCCTGAACAAGTGCCCCCTGCTCGGGGGCATCCTGAACGAGGTCGCGACCCCGCGCGAAGTTCGGCGCATGGCAAAGGCCGCCGAGGCGAAGGGCGACGGAAACGCCATGACGGTCGAGGAAGCCGTCCTGCTGCGGGATATCGTCGCGGAAAAGGGCGGCATCTGGCTGCCGGATCAGAAGGCCCTCGAAAAAGCCCTGGAGCGCAACCTGGGCAAGTTCTACATCACATCGTGGATGGAATATTATCACGCCCTGCGGTACGGCAACGACGACCAGAACCTGTTCATCTCGCTCTACGACACCGTTACGGATCCGCGGACCGGCTTCTTCGCCGAGCCCGATCAGAACAAGGTCCTGATCAAGACCGTCATCCCGGAACTCGTCGAAGAGCGGGCGAAAGCCGGCCAGAAAAACCTGCGCATCCTGTCGATCGGCTGTTCCTACGGCCCCGAGACGTATTCGCTGGCCATGCACATCCTCGAAGACATCCACACCGACCGCGTCAAGATCTCGGTGACCGGCATCGACGTTTCGCACATCTGCCTGAACACCGCCAAGCGCGGCATCTTCAAGCGCGAGATCATGCGGCACGTCGACCGGAAATATATCGATGTCTATTTCGAGGACGACCGCGGCGACCTCCGCGTGAAGGACGACGTGAAGAACCTCGTCGAGTTCAAATACACGAACGCCGCCTCGACGGCCGAGATGGAAGACCTCGGCTCGTTCGACGTCATCGTCTGCCGCAACGTCTTCTCCGCCTTCTCGCTAGAGCAGAAGGAACATCTCGCCGAAAACATCTACAACATCCTCGCCCCCGGCGGCGCGCTGTTGATCGGTTCCCGCGAGACCCTCTACAACGTGACCAAAGCCTTCCGCCTCCAGACCTACGAGAAGGTCGTCATCTACCGGAAAATGTAG
- a CDS encoding M18 family aminopeptidase, translating to MATKNVFAGDLIDFIDASPTAFHAVETCAKRLKKAGFEELDEGDAWKLKKGGKYYIKKNNSALLAFVAGRGSPAETGFRIVGTHTDTPCFRVKPTPEMTSEEAYVKLNTEVYGGPILSTWMDRPLSMAGRVVLAGRDPLQPKEVLVDFRRPVAIVPNLAIHMNREVNEGVKLNRQVDMLPLIGQTGEKFEKKGFFVKLLAQEMKVKPAEILDYDMFLYEPGVGCFVGLEQEFISAPRLDNLASTHAALEALVSAGAGKATTVLAAFDNEEVGSSTKQGAGSPMLATLLERIVTSFGGNREEYFRAAARSVLVSADAAHAVHPNKGEKCDPTNRVMLNRGPAIKVAASQSYTTDAPSAAMFETLCRTAKVPVQRFLNRSDERGGSTIGPISSAHLDIRAVDVGIPLLSMHSIRELAGAHDPEYFMKAMREFYRA from the coding sequence ATGGCGACGAAGAATGTTTTTGCCGGAGATCTGATCGATTTCATCGATGCGAGTCCGACCGCGTTTCATGCCGTCGAGACGTGCGCAAAGCGTCTGAAAAAAGCCGGATTCGAGGAACTCGACGAAGGCGACGCGTGGAAGCTGAAAAAAGGCGGAAAGTATTATATCAAAAAAAATAATTCCGCGCTGCTCGCGTTCGTCGCGGGGCGTGGAAGTCCGGCCGAGACGGGGTTCCGGATCGTCGGCACCCATACGGACACCCCGTGTTTCCGCGTGAAGCCGACGCCCGAGATGACGTCGGAAGAGGCATACGTCAAACTGAACACCGAGGTCTACGGCGGGCCGATCCTCAGCACCTGGATGGACCGCCCGCTGTCGATGGCCGGCCGCGTCGTCCTCGCGGGCCGCGATCCGCTGCAGCCAAAGGAAGTGCTGGTCGATTTCCGGCGTCCGGTGGCGATCGTCCCGAACCTGGCGATCCACATGAACCGCGAGGTGAACGAAGGGGTGAAGCTGAACCGGCAGGTCGACATGCTTCCGCTGATCGGCCAGACGGGCGAGAAGTTCGAGAAAAAGGGCTTTTTCGTCAAGCTGCTGGCGCAGGAAATGAAGGTAAAACCGGCCGAGATCCTCGATTACGACATGTTCCTGTACGAGCCCGGCGTCGGCTGTTTCGTCGGCCTCGAGCAGGAGTTTATCTCGGCTCCGCGGCTCGACAACCTCGCCTCGACCCACGCGGCCCTCGAAGCTCTGGTCTCGGCCGGGGCCGGGAAGGCGACGACCGTGCTGGCCGCGTTCGATAACGAGGAAGTAGGCAGTTCGACCAAGCAGGGAGCCGGCTCGCCGATGCTCGCGACCCTGCTGGAACGCATCGTGACGTCGTTCGGCGGAAACCGCGAAGAGTATTTCCGGGCGGCGGCCCGCTCGGTCCTGGTCTCTGCCGACGCCGCGCACGCCGTTCATCCGAACAAGGGCGAGAAGTGCGATCCGACCAATCGGGTGATGCTCAACCGCGGCCCGGCGATCAAAGTGGCGGCCAGCCAGAGTTACACAACCGACGCACCCTCCGCGGCCATGTTCGAAACCCTGTGTCGCACGGCGAAGGTGCCGGTCCAGCGGTTCCTCAACCGGTCCGACGAGCGCGGCGGCTCGACGATCGGGCCGATTTCGTCGGCCCATCTCGACATACGGGCCGTCGACGTCGGTATTCCGCTCCTTTCGATGCATTCGATTCGCGAGCTCGCCGGCGCTCACGATCCCGAGTATTTCATGAAGGCGATGCGCGAGTTCTACCGGGCCTGA